From Streptomyces zhihengii, the proteins below share one genomic window:
- a CDS encoding MauE/DoxX family redox-associated membrane protein — MTYLMLGCRALLLVVFLAALVGKTRSRAAFAEFRASIVALRLLSRRLSRAAATAVVAVEAVTAVLLVVPATAVAGLALAVALLLAFSAGIVLALRRGDGTATCRCFGASAAPLGLIHVVRNLALAAIGGAGLAAGAWASGWPPHAAGTVVALAVALLGALLVLRLDDLAFLFSDPKRDLS; from the coding sequence GTGACGTACCTGATGCTCGGATGCCGCGCGCTGCTTCTGGTCGTCTTCCTCGCCGCCCTGGTGGGCAAGACGCGCAGTCGCGCGGCGTTCGCCGAGTTCCGCGCGTCGATCGTCGCCCTGCGCCTGCTGTCACGGCGGCTGTCGCGGGCGGCCGCCACCGCGGTGGTGGCGGTGGAGGCCGTCACGGCGGTCCTGCTGGTGGTGCCCGCGACGGCGGTCGCGGGCCTCGCCCTGGCGGTGGCGCTGCTGCTGGCGTTCTCCGCCGGCATCGTCCTGGCACTGCGGCGGGGTGACGGCACGGCGACCTGCCGCTGCTTCGGCGCCTCGGCCGCGCCGCTCGGCCTGATCCATGTGGTGCGGAACCTGGCGCTCGCCGCGATCGGCGGCGCCGGACTCGCCGCGGGCGCCTGGGCCTCCGGATGGCCGCCGCACGCGGCGGGGACCGTCGTCGCGCTCGCGGTGGCCCTGCTCGGCGCGCTGCTGGTGCTCCGCCTCGACGATCTGGCCTTCCTCTTCTCCGACCCGAAGCGAGACTTGTCATGA
- a CDS encoding peptidoglycan-binding domain-containing protein has protein sequence MGSRGWKPVIVALSAAIATVLPMSTAQADYPGNSDSFGTTFVDGDGVLTDDFGDHFDELGNSLCQGCGESSNTDIVMLWQSILVAEHHLNFSEVDGDFGPRTKAATVKWQQSRGLLADGMVGDATWSRADDRLVWVGSTGSTVRYKSAGDFGFVELHRGDSDKYRDGGAYHLHKVMQGDGVDVYTGSTRIFHRVKTIS, from the coding sequence ATGGGCAGCAGAGGATGGAAGCCGGTCATCGTCGCGCTGAGCGCCGCGATCGCGACCGTACTTCCCATGAGCACGGCGCAGGCGGACTACCCGGGGAACTCGGATTCCTTCGGCACCACGTTCGTGGACGGCGACGGTGTTCTCACCGACGACTTCGGCGACCACTTCGACGAGCTCGGGAACTCGCTGTGCCAGGGCTGCGGGGAGTCGTCGAACACCGACATCGTCATGTTGTGGCAGAGCATCCTGGTCGCCGAGCACCACCTGAACTTCTCGGAGGTGGACGGGGACTTCGGGCCCAGGACCAAGGCCGCCACCGTCAAGTGGCAGCAGAGCCGGGGGCTCCTCGCCGACGGCATGGTCGGCGACGCCACCTGGAGCAGGGCCGACGACCGGCTCGTCTGGGTCGGCTCGACCGGCTCGACCGTGCGGTACAAGAGCGCCGGCGACTTCGGATTCGTGGAACTCCACCGCGGCGACAGCGACAAGTACCGCGACGGGGGTGCCTACCACCTTCACAAGGTCATGCAGGGGGACGGCGTTGACGTCTACACCGGCAGCACCCGCATCTTCCACCGCGTCAAGACGATCAGCTAG
- a CDS encoding TlpA family protein disulfide reductase, translating to MIYLICAVVVVGVLCVFDLFLTFAVLRRLRENTAELDRLAAPRPEFEPWDPEDVVGQTLPELAGGPAERVVAFFDANCDVCHEHAPDFAEEARAFDGAAAVVSGKGPQAEELLAAVGGEVPVTRVDEAMTLVNSIGLKAFPTYALVDADGTITGAATSARALASRVPAA from the coding sequence ATGATCTACCTCATCTGTGCCGTCGTGGTGGTCGGCGTGCTCTGCGTGTTCGACCTCTTCCTCACCTTCGCCGTGCTGCGCAGGCTGCGGGAGAACACCGCCGAACTGGACCGGCTGGCCGCCCCCCGGCCGGAGTTCGAGCCCTGGGATCCGGAGGACGTGGTGGGCCAGACGCTCCCCGAGCTGGCCGGCGGTCCCGCCGAGCGGGTGGTGGCGTTCTTCGACGCGAACTGCGACGTGTGCCACGAGCACGCCCCGGACTTCGCCGAGGAGGCCCGCGCGTTCGACGGCGCCGCGGCCGTGGTCTCCGGGAAGGGGCCGCAGGCCGAGGAACTGCTCGCGGCGGTGGGCGGCGAGGTGCCCGTCACCCGTGTCGACGAGGCGATGACCCTGGTGAACAGCATCGGCCTCAAGGCGTTCCCGACCTACGCGCTCGTCGACGCCGACGGCACGATCACCGGGGCCGCCACGTCCGCCCGCGCGCTGGCCTCCCGGGTCCCCGCCGCGTGA
- a CDS encoding ABC transporter ATP-binding protein, whose translation MSARPAPKAAAAPGGGPAPGGAGGGLGGRLEVVRLLGVALGLCWRAGRARCLVYLAITLLAGLLPTATAWFTKFVIDALTAGDVSGAVRWAVALAAVGLGTGFLPHLSRFLRDELNRRLDRTMKDELYTRLNRLQGLARFEDPSFRNDLSMAAQASGASLGSTTAGLFDIARSVITIVSLMATLAVLSPTMAVLVAAAAVPALLVHLSLTRRHVKMLASVSPAARREIFYSTLISDLTAVQETRMFGLGGFLKDRMLGELEVTHRGERRLAGREFRTQGLLGLLSATVAGGGLVWAVSAAAAGDLSIGSVTAFAAAVAGAQGALVGLASGIAAAYRAMLLFRYHRAIVSEPDDLPPASGTLAPLRRGIELRDVWFRYGDDHPWVLSGLDLTLEHGSSVALVGLNGAGKSTLIKLLCRFYDPTRGTILWDGVDIRSVPPEELRRRVGVLFQDYMRYDLTASENIGIGDLPALDDRPRVRAAARLADVDEKLTGLPQGYDTLLSRIYFEGDENDPTTGVVLSGGQWQRVALARTLLRRDSDLLILDEPGSGLDADAEHAIHRRLREHRTGRTSLLVSHRLGVVRDSDVIVVLEDGRVVERGSHEELTAAGGQYARLFAIQAEGYRPAGTPAAATAP comes from the coding sequence GTGAGCGCCCGCCCGGCCCCGAAGGCCGCTGCCGCGCCGGGCGGCGGCCCCGCCCCGGGCGGCGCGGGCGGCGGCCTCGGCGGCCGGCTGGAGGTCGTGCGGCTGCTCGGCGTCGCCCTGGGCCTGTGCTGGCGCGCCGGGCGCGCCCGCTGCCTCGTCTATCTGGCCATCACCCTGCTCGCCGGTCTGCTGCCGACGGCCACCGCCTGGTTCACGAAGTTCGTCATCGACGCCCTCACCGCGGGGGACGTCTCCGGTGCCGTGCGCTGGGCGGTCGCGCTGGCGGCGGTGGGGCTCGGCACCGGCTTCCTGCCGCATCTGTCCCGCTTCCTCCGCGACGAGCTGAACCGGCGGCTCGACCGCACCATGAAGGACGAGCTCTACACCCGCCTCAACCGGCTCCAGGGCCTGGCGCGCTTCGAGGACCCGTCCTTCCGCAACGACCTCTCCATGGCCGCCCAGGCGTCCGGCGCGTCGCTCGGCTCCACCACGGCCGGGCTCTTCGACATCGCCCGCAGTGTGATCACGATCGTCAGTCTGATGGCGACGCTGGCCGTGCTGAGTCCCACGATGGCGGTGCTGGTGGCGGCCGCCGCGGTGCCCGCGCTGCTGGTGCACCTCAGCCTGACGCGCCGGCACGTGAAGATGCTCGCCTCGGTCTCCCCCGCCGCGCGCCGGGAGATCTTCTACTCCACCCTGATCTCCGACCTCACCGCCGTGCAGGAGACCCGGATGTTCGGCCTGGGGGGCTTCCTCAAGGACCGCATGCTGGGCGAGCTGGAGGTCACCCACCGGGGCGAACGCCGGCTCGCGGGGCGCGAGTTCCGCACCCAGGGCCTGCTCGGGCTGCTGTCGGCGACGGTGGCCGGCGGCGGCCTGGTCTGGGCGGTCTCGGCAGCCGCCGCCGGTGATCTGAGCATCGGCTCGGTCACCGCCTTCGCCGCGGCCGTGGCCGGGGCGCAGGGGGCGCTCGTCGGCCTCGCCTCCGGCATCGCCGCCGCGTACCGGGCCATGCTGCTCTTCCGGTACCACCGGGCGATCGTCTCCGAACCGGACGACCTCCCCCCGGCCTCCGGCACGCTCGCCCCGCTGCGCCGGGGCATCGAGCTGCGCGACGTGTGGTTCCGCTACGGCGACGACCACCCCTGGGTGCTGAGCGGGCTCGACCTCACCCTGGAGCACGGCTCGTCGGTGGCGCTGGTGGGGCTGAACGGGGCGGGCAAGAGCACCCTGATCAAGCTGCTCTGCCGCTTCTACGACCCGACCCGGGGCACGATCCTGTGGGACGGCGTCGACATCCGCAGCGTCCCGCCCGAGGAACTGCGCCGCAGGGTGGGCGTGCTGTTCCAGGACTACATGCGCTACGACCTCACCGCGTCCGAGAACATCGGCATCGGCGACCTCCCCGCGCTCGACGACCGGCCGAGGGTGCGCGCCGCCGCCCGGCTGGCCGACGTGGACGAGAAGCTGACGGGGCTGCCGCAGGGGTACGACACCCTGCTCAGCCGGATCTACTTCGAGGGCGACGAGAACGACCCGACGACCGGCGTGGTGCTCTCCGGCGGCCAGTGGCAGCGCGTCGCGCTCGCCCGCACCCTGCTGCGGCGGGACTCCGACCTGCTGATCCTCGACGAGCCCGGCTCGGGCCTCGACGCGGACGCCGAGCACGCCATCCACCGCCGGCTGCGGGAGCACCGCACGGGCCGCACGAGCCTGCTCGTCTCCCACCGGCTCGGTGTCGTCCGGGACTCGGACGTCATCGTGGTGCTGGAGGACGGCCGGGTCGTCGAGCGCGGCAGCCACGAGGAACTGACGGCGGCGGGCGGCCAGTACGCCCGGCTGTTCGCCATCCAGGCCGAGGGCTACCGCCCGGCCGGCACCCCGGCCGCGGCGACGGCGCCCTGA
- a CDS encoding VOC family protein codes for MQQQYSPVTTVQLNHTAVYARDRRLSADFLAAVLGVEVGAPFGPFLPVDLGNGVTLDYYELTDEPVQSQHYAFLVPDEEFDGMIARLEALGVTYYADPPHTEPGAVNHLFGGRGAYFDDPSGHNMEIMTRPYARP; via the coding sequence ATGCAGCAGCAGTATTCGCCCGTCACCACCGTGCAGTTGAACCACACCGCCGTCTATGCCAGGGACCGGCGGCTGTCCGCCGACTTCCTCGCCGCCGTCCTGGGGGTCGAGGTGGGCGCGCCGTTCGGCCCGTTCCTCCCCGTCGACCTGGGCAACGGCGTGACGCTGGACTACTACGAGCTCACCGACGAGCCCGTCCAGTCGCAGCACTACGCCTTCCTCGTCCCCGACGAGGAGTTCGACGGCATGATCGCCCGGCTGGAGGCCCTCGGGGTGACCTACTACGCCGACCCGCCCCACACCGAACCCGGCGCGGTCAACCACCTCTTCGGCGGCCGGGGCGCCTACTTCGACGATCCCTCGGGCCACAACATGGAGATCATGACCCGGCCCTACGCCCGGCCGTGA